The sequence TATTTTCCTAAAACGCGGTCCGAGTAAAAGCCATATTAAATCCAATATGGCTTCCCCTCTCAAGTTTCCTTTAGGGAGAAAGCCATCGCGAATAGAAATGGGCTTTGATAGCTGTTAAATAACCTGAATTTGAGCTTGTTTCTCTTATTTCACGGAAAAATTTTAAATAAGCCATTCAGGCAGAAAAAGAAGCAAATAGACTTGAGATATTCGCGAATAGATAAAGGCCAAGGTGCTTTGCCGGACAGGAAGCCACGCTCCCGTCCGGCAAAATTAACGCCTTTATTTGTTAGTTAGCGTATTGGATTAACATAATCGTTGTGCCGGGGAAGGCCTTTGCCAAAATTTGTGCAGCATGTTGTCCGTTTTCCGCCATCTGATTCGCTTCTTCCAAAGATATTTTAGCCATTTCCATGTCTTTATTAGGATGGCCGGGACCAATAGAATCAAACTGGGCAGCAAAAGGAGTGGCAACCCCTTCATATATTCCCGTTCGGCTCATGATCATATAACGGGTTGCGCGTACAGCCTCGGAAATATTTTGCGAAACCGGGACGCGGCCCTGGAATCCCACTTTTTGCGCATCGACAGCCCAGTAAGTATTTTTAGGGTTAACCGTCTGAAAATACGCATTGGTACGGGCAACAATAGCAATAGCCGCTAAAGTTTCGGGGTGCAAATTTTGATTTTGATGTTGAGCCAAGACTGAGCGAACATAGTCTTCAACGGAAATTTGATTGACTGCGCTAAGAGATCCTCCAATATCATAAAAAAACACAAGGCCTTCATATTCCTTACCGTTAATCGCAATCAAAGTGGTCTCTTCATCCGGCCTAATTTTGATTTGATAAAGACCCGGAAAGGACTCTCCCCATTTTAAGCCATCGCTTAAGGCTTGAATTTGACGGCTTTTTCCAGCAAAGCGCGAACTAATATAGGAATCTGTATAAGGGTCAAATAAGCTATACTTCCCTTTGACTTCTAGGTGCGCCCCTTCCACATCATGGAGTACCAAAATGCGAATAGAGGGCGGAGTTGACTTGCTTCGTCCTTTCCATGTATCCACAATATTGTCCCACATTCCAGCCTGCAAAGAGGAAGTAGTAAAAGGTAAAATGGTGAGGAAAAGCAGGAGTAATCTCAGAATCATCTTTTTTTCTCCTTCATTAAAAATCTAAATCTTATATTTTTCATTGTTTAAGAGGACTTCTTAAAACCGTTTGCTTTAAAATGAAATGAAAATTGCCTTCAAAACTCAAATAAATCAAGACGCTTAAATTTCAAACTCCTCTCCTATGCGGATTTTTCCAATCCTAAATGCTGATACCCCAAATCCGTCACTTCACGTCCTCTTGGAGTACGCTTCAGTAAGCCTTGCAAAATCAGGTAAGGTTCATAAACTTCTTCAATTGTGGAGGCTTCTTCTCCAATAGAAGCAGAAATAGCATTAAGCCCGACAGGTCCGCCATTATAATGCTGAACCATGATTTGCAGCATTTTTTTATCCATTTCATCCAGCCCTTTCTCATCAATAGCCAACATCGCCAAAGCTTGATGAACAACCGAGCAATTGATTTGATTATTGGCTTTCATCTGAGCAAAATCGCGTACCCATCTTAATAAATGATTGGCAATGCGCGGAGTCCCTCTGGACCGCTTGGCAATTTCAAAAGCGGCGTCTTCCTCTAAACTGATATTGAGAATGCGGCTCGTTCGTCGGATAATCTGCTGCAAAATGGAAGGATCATAATAATCTAACCGGCATGTAAAGGCAAAACGGGAACGCAAAGGCTCGGATAATAAGCCTAAACGCGTTGTGGCGCCTGCCAAGGTAAACTTATTTAATTTAACTTGGACGCTCCGTGCATTAGGCCCGCTATCAATCATGAGATCAAGGGCGAAGTCTTCCATCGCTTGGTAAAGATATTCCTCTACCGCTCGATTCAAGCGATGAATTTCATCAATGAATAAAACATCTCCGGTTTTTAAACTCGTCAGAATTCCCGCTAAATCGCCCGCTTTCTCAATCACAGGCCCTGACGTGACAACTAAATTAGTGCCCATGGCTTTGGCCAAAATATTTGCCAACGTTGTTTTACCTAATCCTGGGGGACCGCTAAATAGGCAATGCCCTAAGGTCTCTCCCCTTTGCTGCGCTGCCCCGATAAGCACTTCTAAACGATCTCGGATCGAGTCCTGCCCCATAAACTCAGCTAAACACTGGGGACGTAAAGGCACTTCAAAAGGAAGGTCTTGTCGCGAAATAGAAGATTCAATAAAACTTTTTGCCATTTCTATATGCCTACAATTAGTGGATGGCGACAATTACAAAGTAAAGCGCAATTCTTTAAAGGCCGTCGAATTGCTAATTGCCTATATTCAAGATTATTTTCCGTTAGGCGTGTTGTCAATTAGCCTTCGTCAATCTTGAAAGTATAGAATACAGAATGAAAGGAATTTAAGCAAAGCTCTCGCACAATTTTAATAACCCTTTGTTTTAATAAATAAAATAATAAATTAATGATTGAGAAACTTTAACGACTTCAAATCATTTTTAAAATCTTAAAAAAATAAACAAAAGAAATTTATAATCAACAACTTATCAGTCGATTTACTTCTTCAACAAGGAATTCTCTTCATAGCTAGATCAATGAAATTTAGAAAAAAACAATGCTTGATTTATTGGATGAAAATTCTTATGTCTTAATTAAATTTATTGCTAATCCTTTATATCGAAATGAATTCAAAGAACATGTTTAGATAAGTGCTTGCACTTGTCTTTAAGAAAGGTCCGACATGAGGAAAAATTCACCTCCCCCCTATGGTTGGATAATCAACCATATGACTTATATTCAAACGTATATTTTCATTTCCATCTTATCAATCCTTCCCCTTATTCCCATTGCTTGCCTTTGGATTAAAAGTCACTTAGAACGCATGCATTTTATTGATGCGCAGTTAATGCAAGTGAAAGAGGAAGAGATCCTCAAACAGTTATTCCTTCAAATTCAAACCCATCGTTTATTGGCTCAACGCTATTTAGCTGAGGAAGTAGACTTAAGATCAGAAATAGAGATCCTTCAAGGAAAGATAGAGCAATCTTGGCAAGCCATTCAACCTCAACATAACAAGAAGCTGAATGGAGATACGCTTTATTCCAACCACTTTTTAACTTATGTCAATTCGATGAATTTAGAAAATAAGTGGAGAACTCTCAAACAAGAAGTTTTTACTCTCTCTCCACAACAAAGCGAGCAGCTTCATAATCATTTGATCAATGGCCTGCTAATGGAATTTAATTATTTTGGCGATCAATTGAGTTTAGATTATATAGCCAATCAAATACATGGCTATGACGCTATTCAAGCTCTAATTTCCAAACTTCCTTTTTTACAGGAAAAGTTAGCCCAACTATCCCTATCCAGTGAAAAAAGGCTTGCAAGTTCCCTTACACCGGATCTCCAGCAGCATTTATCTAATCTGATTTATTCTATTAACTCCTTATTAGCTTATTTAAAGTTCAATCTCATTCCGAACAATTTAGAAAAGCCTCTTAATAGCCCTGAAATGGAAAAATCGCTGCTCACTAGTTTTAATGACTATAATGGGGCCATAGAGAATTTGATCGCCTTTATCAATAATCATTTGATCGATCCGTCAAAATCAGCTGCAAATATTGGTCAGCTTGGCAATTTAAGCGATACAGTGTTTTCTATGGGCTCTAATCTATGGAATCAAAGTTTAAAGGCTCTTCAAGAGATCCTCCTGTATGAGAGAAAATATCAAGCTTTTGAGCTTTGGCTTGTCCTATTCCTTACGCTTTTATTAGTCGTCTTTTCCTTTGCTTCGGGCCTGGTCGTCACGCATAAAGCGACTATGCGGTTAAACAACTTGACCCAAGCAACCAATAGCTTTACCAACGGCAATTTATCCATTCGCGTTCCGGTCATTTACGATGATGAAATTGGACGCCAATCCCAGGCCTTTAACCACATGGCGCAAAAATTGGAGCAAATCATTAATCATCTGTACGAATTATTAGACGCCATAACGGCTATTTCTAAAGGGAACTTAACGTCACGCATTCAAGTAGCTGAAGGGAATACGGAATTTAACGAAGTCGCTAAATCTTTCAATAAAATGGCCGAATCGTTCGAAACGATTCTTGGTCGCCTACAGCAAATTGGATTAACTCTAACCAATTCAGCCAGCGAAATCGCATCCGCTTCTAAAGAACAAGAAACCATTATTGTCGAACAAGAAGCGACCACAAAGGAAATCGCCTTGGCAGCCCAAGAAATTTCTTCGACAGCCAAAGAGTATGCCAATACGATGAATGAGATCAGCATTGTCGCCGAGCAAACCTCGCATTTGGCCGTCACTGGCAAAAACTCCCTAACGAACATGGAAGCCATCATGCGGCAGATGGTCAATGCGTCCGGCAATATTGCCACCAAGCTTGCCGTCCTCAACGAAAAAGCGGGCAACATCACAAACGTCATTACGACCATCACTAAGGTCGCCGACCAAACCAACCTGCTATCGCTTAATGCCTCGATCGAGGCAGAGAAGGCCGGAGAATACGGCCGCAGCTTTGCTGTAATTGCCCGAGAGATCCGCCGCTTGGCAGATCAGACGGCTGTTTCCACTCTCGATATCGAAAGGACCGCCAATGAAATTATGACTGCCGTCTCTTCAAGCGTCATGAGCGTAGACGATTTTACGCAAGAAATCCGCAATGGAGTGGGCCAAGTTCAAGCCGTTAGTCAGCAGTTGACCAAGATCATTGAGCAAGTGGAAAGTTTCACCTCTCGCTTTGAAAGGGTCAATCAAGGCATGCAGGCCCAATCGACAGGAGCAGAGCAAATCAATGAATCCATCTCGCAGTTAAGCCAGACGGCACAGCAAATCAGCGAATCCATCCACCAATTTCAAAGAACAATTCAGGAACTCAATAAGGCAGCAAGCGAACTGCATATTCTTACGCCTTTTGTTCATACCAGTATACAGTCGTCAGCTCCTCATGAACCTTCTCTGCCTGCTCCTTCTAATATGGCCGGTTCCCTTCAGCAGCTAGACCAGACACTCAACAATCTGAATAGGGAAACAAATAGACTTAAAAATTTATATGAGTGAGGCATAACTAAGTGTTTAAAAGACTGCATTTAGAGGCTATATTAACGCATAAATCGACTAGCTATCTGAAGGTGGCAAAAAGAATTTTTCGAGAAGGCGTAAAGCATTATTTAGAATTCTTAACCTAAATTTTACATAATCCTTTTTTTAATTCCATTTAAAAAGGTTTACTTTATTACTATAATTTGTTATAATTATGCTTTACTTATGTCATTTTTAATTATTAATAATATAGACGATAAGGAAAATTAGGAGGTTAATATGGCGGAACGCAGTAAGATGATCGAGGATGATCTGGCCATTCGTTTGCCTACCCACGATATTTTGTCGACTCCAGTTCTTATTGAAGCCGTCAAATTTTATGCCTACCATGGCAAAGAAATTAAAAATAAAATCGACCAAATCGCTGCCGAAGTGACGCAACGGCAAGAGAAAATGAAGTTCCTTCACGAGATTGTTCAAGAGCTCAATAGCTCTATTGATGGATCGGACAAATTGGATATCGGTAAAAACGAGCAGTTAAAAGAGAAGCTTCGCATCGCCAAAGAGATGGGGGTTAACATTCCGCTCGATTCAAAATCGAGTGATACAAATGTCATTGTAAAAACGTCTTTTAGTTCGACTGAACGTGATCGCTTATTAGAAAATTTGCACTTAACTGCCGATACCTGGGATAAAGAAAATAAGCAGCAAACGCAGAAGATGCAAATTTATATTCAAGAGTCTGACCGTTATTTGATGTTGGCCAATCAAGTCTTGAAATATGAAGATAAGCCGAAACGCTCGGCATTATCAGGTATTAAAGGGAGCTAATGGAAGATGCTAGGCGAATCCTTTGATCAATTCGAAACCTATCTGTTAGAATTGATGGGCAAGCAGCCGGACGGAGAGAACATCCTTGCACTTTCCCTTAAGCAAGAAAAAGAGATGTATTATATGGCTTATCATCTCTATCGGGATCAGCAATTTGAAGACGCATGCCATTTTTTCCGCCTTTTAGTCGTTGTCAATCCCCTAGAGCCCAAATATTGGAAAGGATTGGGGGCGAGCTTGCAAATGCTGCAGCATTATCAAGATGCATTGAACTGCTATATTTGCACGCAAATTCTGCATCGCGATCAGCCAGATCCCTATCTATACGTCTATGCTGCAGATTGCTACTTTGCTCTCAAGCAAATTCCATCGGGCTTAAAAGCCTTAGAAGCCGCTCGCTTGAGTGCGGAAGAACAGCAGGATCCAAGAGTCCTCAAGCATGTGGCCTTAATGAAGGAAGTCTGGTCAAAACAAGCATAATAAAATTATATAGGATACGATTATGGCAGTCGGAACAAAACAACTATCGTCCCTCCAAGCTATTGGAGATATTGAAGCCGACCTAAGAGCATTGGATGTCAAAAATGTAGATAAGGCTAATCAAGGCCGTGCTCTGCATGAGATCTACAATAAAGATGTGTTTTTTGAAGAAGCGATCAAGGCTCCTGAAAAAGAAGCCTTAAGGCCTTCTTTTTCGAGCAAGCTCCAACCTTGGTGGCTTGAGCCGCAAAAAATGACGTCGGTTAATACTGGCAAAGCAACACTTGATGCAGCAGCTATCGAACGGGCTGCACCCATTGGGGCTATTCCTGCTATTGAGAAGCCGGAGCTGGAACCAAACGCCGATCTAAGCTTGGAAATGGCCGTTCCCAAAGTTCAGTCTGCTATCCGCAAAAAGCTGGAAGCTTCCAAAACGGAGCCTGCTCTTGAAAAATCGGTTAGCAAAAAGATTGCTGACCCTACCATTGAAAACAGCCCTAAAGTGGACAGTACGGAAGAGCCTGCAGCAAAGCCGCTTAGCTCCGATGAAATGATGGAAATCATTGCTAAAGTCAGCCCACGCACAATGCATGAGATTATGTCCATTGTGTTAAAAGCCCAGCTTGAGATAGAAACAGAAGGTGCCAATTTATCGAACGACTGTTTTACTAAATTAATCAATGTAAGGAAGCTCCAGGAGCGCACATTGGATGACATTAAAAAAGCGTTGGAAAAAGATGAAAACATCTCCGGATGGATGAAGGCAGGCCAAACGGTGGCATTAGTTGCAGGAGCGATTGCCGGCATTGCCGCTATTGCTGTCACAGCAGGCGCTTCGGCTCCTGTTGTCGTTGCGTTGGGCACAGTCGGTCCTTATGTTTCAGCCGGATTTGCAGCCTTAGTGGCGGGAGGAACTGGCTATGCCAACTACCGTACCAACGAAGACAAGGCCAAATTGGCAGAATTTCAGCATATCCGCAAAAAATCTGACGATCTCATCGAAGATTACCGCGAACGAATTGGAAGCATTGCTGAAACGGACAGCCACTTTAAAGAAAAGCTCATTCAAATTTTGAAGCATTTAGAAAAAATGAAAAACATGGTTGCGTTAAGATAAAAATAGGAGACTAATAATATGCCAATAAATACTACGATCACTGAGAAGGCGACGATTCCATCCCAGTATCAGGCTTATTTCGAGCTCGATCCTAATCTAGTCAAGAAGATGGGCACATTGAGCATTGACTTGATCGTTTTTGAAACAGGATTGGCAGAAAGCCGTTTATCTGTTCAAAATAAACAGCTGGTTCATCAATTGCGCCGCATCGGCCAAAATGAACAAGAGAAGAAAGTAAACGAGAAAGTCGACAATTACCATCGCTATGGCAACCTAGCATCAAGCTGCTTGGCCGGATGCCTCAGCGTCGCTAGCGCCTTTGCAGGGCCGGCTTCTGCGATCGGTGTCGGACTGCAAGCCGTTGGCGGCGTTGTCCAAGCGACAGGCGGCCATTTCGACAAGAAAGCCGATGGGCAGCTCAGCGGTATCGACCACGTTTATCAAATTAAAGGCAGCATCATTGGCGAATACAGCCAAGATATGCAAAAGAGCGATCGCGGATTCGATCAAGGCCAAAGCCTGATTGAACGCGTTCAGCAAAGCCAGCAAAGAACGTGGGAAGCTGTAGCTTCAGCTGCATAACGACTGATGGCATAAGGACGGCATGTCCTTATGCCTCTCTTGCATTGGGCCAAATTACTTTCTGATCTGCAAATAGACCTCGGCTGCTCCCCACGTAA is a genomic window of Candidatus Protochlamydia phocaeensis containing:
- a CDS encoding SpoIID/LytB domain-containing protein, which produces MILRLLLLFLTILPFTTSSLQAGMWDNIVDTWKGRSKSTPPSIRILVLHDVEGAHLEVKGKYSLFDPYTDSYISSRFAGKSRQIQALSDGLKWGESFPGLYQIKIRPDEETTLIAINGKEYEGLVFFYDIGGSLSAVNQISVEDYVRSVLAQHQNQNLHPETLAAIAIVARTNAYFQTVNPKNTYWAVDAQKVGFQGRVPVSQNISEAVRATRYMIMSRTGIYEGVATPFAAQFDSIGPGHPNKDMEMAKISLEEANQMAENGQHAAQILAKAFPGTTIMLIQYAN
- the ruvB gene encoding Holliday junction branch migration DNA helicase RuvB, with protein sequence MAKSFIESSISRQDLPFEVPLRPQCLAEFMGQDSIRDRLEVLIGAAQQRGETLGHCLFSGPPGLGKTTLANILAKAMGTNLVVTSGPVIEKAGDLAGILTSLKTGDVLFIDEIHRLNRAVEEYLYQAMEDFALDLMIDSGPNARSVQVKLNKFTLAGATTRLGLLSEPLRSRFAFTCRLDYYDPSILQQIIRRTSRILNISLEEDAAFEIAKRSRGTPRIANHLLRWVRDFAQMKANNQINCSVVHQALAMLAIDEKGLDEMDKKMLQIMVQHYNGGPVGLNAISASIGEEASTIEEVYEPYLILQGLLKRTPRGREVTDLGYQHLGLEKSA
- a CDS encoding methyl-accepting chemotaxis protein — translated: MRKNSPPPYGWIINHMTYIQTYIFISILSILPLIPIACLWIKSHLERMHFIDAQLMQVKEEEILKQLFLQIQTHRLLAQRYLAEEVDLRSEIEILQGKIEQSWQAIQPQHNKKLNGDTLYSNHFLTYVNSMNLENKWRTLKQEVFTLSPQQSEQLHNHLINGLLMEFNYFGDQLSLDYIANQIHGYDAIQALISKLPFLQEKLAQLSLSSEKRLASSLTPDLQQHLSNLIYSINSLLAYLKFNLIPNNLEKPLNSPEMEKSLLTSFNDYNGAIENLIAFINNHLIDPSKSAANIGQLGNLSDTVFSMGSNLWNQSLKALQEILLYERKYQAFELWLVLFLTLLLVVFSFASGLVVTHKATMRLNNLTQATNSFTNGNLSIRVPVIYDDEIGRQSQAFNHMAQKLEQIINHLYELLDAITAISKGNLTSRIQVAEGNTEFNEVAKSFNKMAESFETILGRLQQIGLTLTNSASEIASASKEQETIIVEQEATTKEIALAAQEISSTAKEYANTMNEISIVAEQTSHLAVTGKNSLTNMEAIMRQMVNASGNIATKLAVLNEKAGNITNVITTITKVADQTNLLSLNASIEAEKAGEYGRSFAVIAREIRRLADQTAVSTLDIERTANEIMTAVSSSVMSVDDFTQEIRNGVGQVQAVSQQLTKIIEQVESFTSRFERVNQGMQAQSTGAEQINESISQLSQTAQQISESIHQFQRTIQELNKAASELHILTPFVHTSIQSSAPHEPSLPAPSNMAGSLQQLDQTLNNLNRETNRLKNLYE
- a CDS encoding tetratricopeptide repeat protein: MLGESFDQFETYLLELMGKQPDGENILALSLKQEKEMYYMAYHLYRDQQFEDACHFFRLLVVVNPLEPKYWKGLGASLQMLQHYQDALNCYICTQILHRDQPDPYLYVYAADCYFALKQIPSGLKALEAARLSAEEQQDPRVLKHVALMKEVWSKQA